Sequence from the Gloeomargarita sp. SKYB120 genome:
GTCTTTACCCATTTTAACCGCTTGGGCCGGACCGCCACGCGCATCATCATCGTCGCCACTACCGGCAGCCAGTGCAGCATATACACCATCATCCGCAACGACGCGCCAAGCAGTCGCCAGCGGGATGTTTTGCCCTCCAGTTGTGCCAATCCCCGCCAGGTGGACCCGCAAAACAGTAGCAGCATGACGCCCGTCAAAGGCCAGAGCAACGGTGGGTGCTTTGTCCACAACGCCATCAGCCCATCGGGAATAGTGGCCGCCGGCAGCAGGTACTGGCTGACGTAGGACATGCCGCTATCCCAGCGTTTAACCCAGCCCCAGGGCCACAGCAGCCAAGGCCGCCAGTAGTCCAGGTAGCGTTGATACCCCCCTTCCGCCCAGCGATTGCGTTGATGCCACAGCGCCCGGAATGTGGTCACACCCTCTTCCAGCACGCTGGGGGTAAACAAGAACTCAATATCCCAATCGTCCAGGTGCAGCCGGAATGTTAGGTCTAGGTCATCGGTGAGCGTCGCCTCGTTCCATCCCCCCACCCGTTGCAGCGCCGACCGCCGCACAAATTGCCCATTGCCCCGCAGCTCGGCTACACCGCCCAGCCGCCGCCGTTGTTGTTGCAAAAACGCATCCAACACCATCTCGATTTGCTGGCCGCGCAACCACCAGTTTTTGGGTCCTGGCGCAATCGCTTTGCGCACCTGCACAGCGCCGATGTGGGGCTGGCGAAACAGGGGCACAATCCAGCGCAATAAATCGGGTGACACCTGGGCATCGGCGTCAAACACCCCGATAATTTCGCCGCGACTGAGCCGCAATCCCTCGTTCAAGGCCCCTGACTTACCGCCGCCAGCCTCCGGTCGCCGGTGTAATACATGGAGTTGGGGGTATTCGGCGCACAACTCATCCAAAATCCGGCCTGTGGCGTCGGTGCTGGCATCGTCAATCACCCACACTTCGTAATCGGGGTAGTCCAACTGGCACAAGGACCGCACCAATCGCTCAATCACTGCCTCTTCATTTTTAGCCGCCACTAATAGGCTCACCAAGGGCATTTCAGCATCATCTTCCAGCGCCGGTGCGGTCGGGGGAGATACCTTGGCCCACAACAGACGTAGCGCCTGCACACCCATCACTGTCGTCAATAGCCAGACGACCCAGGAACCCCAGGATACCCAGTGCAGGGCAATCGTCCCGCCCCAGACTAGGGAGAGCACCACCACCGCCTTGCGCCGCCGCCCTTGCCCATAGCGATTGAAATCACGGGGAGCAGGGTCGTAGCATTCCGGTTGTTCCCAGACCTGTTCGATGGCCATCCATCCCTCCTGCACCTTTGCCCTCACTATAGCCCGTCCGATTCCAACCACGCTAGGGCTTGCGCCAGTGCTTGGCTGTCTATCCGAATTGAGTGTTGCCGGTGGTCGGAATGGGTCATCGCCGCTTGCCCAATCAAACACCCGTAATCCAAACCCATCTGCCGCGCCATGACCCAATAACATTCCGGTTGATACGTGGGCGAAAAAAACTCCAGCACCTTCGCGCCTGGGGAACACCAAACCAGATTGGCGAGACCGGCGCCATGGGGAGCAATAATCCGTCTGGCCTGCTGAAATAAGCCCACCTGCTCAGGAAAACTCAAATCCTCTAACCACACAGGTTGATAGCCCCACCGGCTGAGCACCTCCAGCACTTCTGGCTCGTTAATCACCCGGCGAAAATGCGCGCGCGACCGACTGATGTAGATGCGGGGTTGGGGTTGGGCCGGTAATTGCGCCTGGGGTAAATAGGTAGCTCGCAAAAACTCAAACACCCAACGCGGTTTGAAGTAGGACATCCCTGGCAAGCCCGTTAGCGATGTAGCCACCACCGCCTGCGCTTGTACATGACTGTGCTGGTCCGCCCAAAAAACTTGTTTATCAGTTAAACCGGCAGCAGCCAAAACTGGGCACAACTTTCGCAATCTCGGCGACAGGCGATTCACATAACACACTTGAATCTCTGACCAGAACTGTGATTGCTTGAGCAGGTAAAGGCGCGGCAGAACATCCACCAGAAAGTGGTAATAATTGGACCCGCCTTTGACGCCCGCAATTACGCCTAGTGTTTGGTGCAATTGTTTGGGCTGTGGAAAGTAAGATGTGCAGACCGTGTGTTCTTGGGGCCGTCGTTGTGGTTCTTCCCAGTTGTCATAAATTAACTGTCCATCTGCAGCAATCACATCTCCGTACTGACTCGCTACTCGCCCATTGTTCACTCGATAACAAACCGCATCCGGCACCTGGAATTCCGTTTGCTGAAAAGTGGGTGGAAGCGTCACGCCAGGCAATGTCCAGGGTGGCTGGATGGTTTCGGAGTGTCCAGGAATGATGATTTGATACTCCGCCTGGTCGGGATGATGCTGCTGATAGGTCTGGACTGATTCCCAGTACCCATGCGCCGGAACTTGTCCCCAGGTGTTCAGAGCCGCTCGGGTAACATAGCGTCGCAGGGGTCGCCAGACTTGCGCTTTGAAGGTGGCAATCATTCCGACCGTTCTTCGATGGGAATGTAGGGGCGGTTATGTTCACCCACATAGATTTGGGTGGGCCGGAAAATGCGATTGTGATTGAGTTGTTCTTTCCAGTGAGCCAACCACCCCGCTACCCGCGCAATGGCAAACACCGGCGTGAATAAATCGTTGGGAATCCCCAACTTCCGATAGACCAAACCGGAATAGAAATCCACGTTGGGATAAATGCCTTTATGACCCAAGCGGTCCACCACCACCCGCTCAATTTCTAGGGCAATGTCGTAGTATGCATCGGCCCCAAACTCATCAAACAATTCCTTGGCGAGATTTTGCAAAATAGTGGCGCGGGGGTCTTTTACCTTATATACCCGGTGTCCAAATCCCGGAATCCGCGCCTTTTTCTCCAACAACCGGTCAATGTAGGGTTCTACGTTTTCCACGGAGCCGATTTCTTCAATCATCTGCATCACGTCTTCATTAGCTCCCCCGTGCAACGGCCCCGCTAGCGTCCCCACCGCTGACGCCACTACGGCGTAGGGATCGGTTAGCGTTGAAGCCGTCACCATCGCCGCAAAGGTGGACGCATTGATGGTGTGTTCAGCGTGGAGAATGAAACAGGCATCTAACACGCGCGCTTCTAAGGGATGGGGAACTTGTTCGCGCAACATGTAGAGAAAATTGGCCGCGTAATTCTGGTCGTCGCGGGGTTGCACGGGGTCATTGCCTTTGCGGATGTGTTGAAAGGCCGCCACCATCGTGGGAATTTTTGCCAGTAACCGCACCACCGCCGCGCGAATGTAGGCTGGATCATCTAACGCTCGCCGCGAGTAAAACAAGCCCAACGCCGCCGCCGATGCCTGGAGCGCATCCATTGGGTGACCGCTTTCGGGAAAACATTTCATCATGTCCCGGATGCGATATTTCACCCGCCGGTGATAGGTAATTTCCCGTTCAAACGCCTGCAACTCACTCGCGGTTGGCAAGTGCCCCCAAATCAACAAATAAGCAACTTCTAAAAAACTGCTTTTGGCCGCCAATTCTTCAATGCGAATCCCGCGATATTCCAAAATGCCGTTTTGCCCATCCACATAACTGATGCTAGATTGGGTTACCGGCACCCCTTCCAACCCCGGACGGTATTCACAGGCTAGCGTGGTCATGCAACGTTACCTAGTCGCCCATTTCAATTCGCCCATTATATTATCGCCGCACCGCCGCCCGTAGTTTCGCTGACCGAGAACGGGGGTTGGACTGTCGCTCTTGGGAATCAGGGGTCACGGGCTTGGGCGTCACAATCTCCAGCCGCTCATCCCGGCGAAACGCCCATTTCACCAACCGGTCTTCCAGACTGTGAAAACTGATGATGACCAGCCGTCCTCCTGGTTTGAGCCAGCCCGGCGCCCGCTGTAAAAACCGTTCCAAACTCTCCAACTCCCGGTTGACGGCAATGCGCAGCGCCTGAAACACCTGGGTCGCTGGGTGAATCCGTCCGTAACGAGCAGACGGGGGAACCGCGTACCAAATGACGTCCGCTAGGGCTTGGGTGTCGTGAAACGGGCGCTTTTGCACCATCTGGCGAGCAATCCGGCGCGCGTAGGGCACTTCCCCGTAGCGGCTCAACAACTCAACCAACTCCGTTTCGCTGGCGTGATTGACCCAATCGGCGGCGGTTTCCTGTTGTTGCGGGTCCATGCGCATATCCAGCGGCCCGGCGTGACGGAAACTAAAGCCCCGTTCCGGTGTGTCCAACTGCAACGAACTCACCCCCAAGTCGGCCAAAATGCCGTCGAATTCACCCCCCGGATAATCTGCGTAATTCCCATGCCACCAGGTCACGTCATACCCCCGCAACCGTTGTTGGGCTAGCGCCAGCGCTTGGGCATCCCGGTCTATCGCCGTCAAGCGTATCCCCGGCGTTTGCAGCAGGAGTTCGCTGTGGCCTCCCAAGCCCACCGTCGCATCCAAAAAATGCTGGCCTGGTTGCGGCTGCAAGTAGGTCAACACCGCCTGGGGCAGTACGGGAATGTGACCAGCATCCGGTATCATGAGTTACAAGTTACTCCTTCCGGCCAATGCTAAAACAGCAAGGTCAAGGTCAGCAGCGGGTTGATAGGTAGCTATGAAAAAGATTGAAGCGATCATCCGTCCCTTCAAACTCGATGAAGTAAAAATTGCGCTGGTGAATGCGGGTATTGTGGGCATGACGGTTTCCGAAGTGCGGGGCTTTGGCCGGCAACGGGGACAAACCGAACGATATCGCGGGTCGGAATACACCGTGGAATTTTTACAAAAACTCAAGTTAGAAATTGTGGTCGAAGACGACCAGGTGGACCTGGTAATTGACAAGATCATGGCGGCGGCCCGGACGGGAGAAATTGGCGATGGCAAGATTTTTATTACCCCCATCGAAGGCGCGATCCGCATCCGCACTGGGGAACGCGACGGCGAAGCGATATGACCCTCAAAGCTGGGATTAGCGGGTTACGGGGAACGATAGATAACCAGGCGGAAAACCTGACCCCGGCGACCCTTCTCAGCTACGTGCAGGCGTTTGGGCAGTGGTTGCGCGCACAGCATAGCCGACCGGCGGTTGCGCTGGGGCGGGATGGCCGGAATTCGTCCCCTATGATAGCTGATTTGGCACGAGCGGGCCTGCTGAGTGTCGGTTGCCAAGTGGTGGATTTGGGATTAACCCTGACACCAACCCTGCAATTTACCGTGAGTCGGGGAGCAGCTTTGCATGGCGGTGTCATGGTCACAGCCAGTCATAATCCCCCCCCTTGGAACGGTCTGAAATTTCTCGATTCAGCAGGATTTTTTTTATCCGAATCGGACTGGCGCGCCTTAGAAAGGCAACGGCAAAAATTACACACCCCGGAAGTTCCCCTCGACCAGGTGGCAACGGTAACCCCTTGTCCCGATGCGTTTATCGCCCATCAAAACGCGGTACTGAGCATCCTACCCGTCGAGCAGATACGGGCGCGGCGGTTTCGGGTGGCGTTGGATGCCTGCAACAGCGGGGCGGTGCTGTGGCAGGGGTTTCTCCAGGCGCTCGGC
This genomic interval carries:
- a CDS encoding glycosyltransferase family 2 protein, whose protein sequence is MAIEQVWEQPECYDPAPRDFNRYGQGRRRKAVVVLSLVWGGTIALHWVSWGSWVVWLLTTVMGVQALRLLWAKVSPPTAPALEDDAEMPLVSLLVAAKNEEAVIERLVRSLCQLDYPDYEVWVIDDASTDATGRILDELCAEYPQLHVLHRRPEAGGGKSGALNEGLRLSRGEIIGVFDADAQVSPDLLRWIVPLFRQPHIGAVQVRKAIAPGPKNWWLRGQQIEMVLDAFLQQQRRRLGGVAELRGNGQFVRRSALQRVGGWNEATLTDDLDLTFRLHLDDWDIEFLFTPSVLEEGVTTFRALWHQRNRWAEGGYQRYLDYWRPWLLWPWGWVKRWDSGMSYVSQYLLPAATIPDGLMALWTKHPPLLWPLTGVMLLLFCGSTWRGLAQLEGKTSRWRLLGASLRMMVYMLHWLPVVATMMMRVAVRPKRLKWVKTVHVQYTVES
- a CDS encoding citrate synthase, translating into MTTLACEYRPGLEGVPVTQSSISYVDGQNGILEYRGIRIEELAAKSSFLEVAYLLIWGHLPTASELQAFEREITYHRRVKYRIRDMMKCFPESGHPMDALQASAAALGLFYSRRALDDPAYIRAAVVRLLAKIPTMVAAFQHIRKGNDPVQPRDDQNYAANFLYMLREQVPHPLEARVLDACFILHAEHTINASTFAAMVTASTLTDPYAVVASAVGTLAGPLHGGANEDVMQMIEEIGSVENVEPYIDRLLEKKARIPGFGHRVYKVKDPRATILQNLAKELFDEFGADAYYDIALEIERVVVDRLGHKGIYPNVDFYSGLVYRKLGIPNDLFTPVFAIARVAGWLAHWKEQLNHNRIFRPTQIYVGEHNRPYIPIEERSE
- the rsmH gene encoding 16S rRNA (cytosine(1402)-N(4))-methyltransferase RsmH, whose product is MIPDAGHIPVLPQAVLTYLQPQPGQHFLDATVGLGGHSELLLQTPGIRLTAIDRDAQALALAQQRLRGYDVTWWHGNYADYPGGEFDGILADLGVSSLQLDTPERGFSFRHAGPLDMRMDPQQQETAADWVNHASETELVELLSRYGEVPYARRIARQMVQKRPFHDTQALADVIWYAVPPSARYGRIHPATQVFQALRIAVNRELESLERFLQRAPGWLKPGGRLVIISFHSLEDRLVKWAFRRDERLEIVTPKPVTPDSQERQSNPRSRSAKLRAAVRR
- a CDS encoding glycosyltransferase family 61 protein, translating into MIATFKAQVWRPLRRYVTRAALNTWGQVPAHGYWESVQTYQQHHPDQAEYQIIIPGHSETIQPPWTLPGVTLPPTFQQTEFQVPDAVCYRVNNGRVASQYGDVIAADGQLIYDNWEEPQRRPQEHTVCTSYFPQPKQLHQTLGVIAGVKGGSNYYHFLVDVLPRLYLLKQSQFWSEIQVCYVNRLSPRLRKLCPVLAAAGLTDKQVFWADQHSHVQAQAVVATSLTGLPGMSYFKPRWVFEFLRATYLPQAQLPAQPQPRIYISRSRAHFRRVINEPEVLEVLSRWGYQPVWLEDLSFPEQVGLFQQARRIIAPHGAGLANLVWCSPGAKVLEFFSPTYQPECYWVMARQMGLDYGCLIGQAAMTHSDHRQHSIRIDSQALAQALAWLESDGL
- a CDS encoding P-II family nitrogen regulator, encoding MKKIEAIIRPFKLDEVKIALVNAGIVGMTVSEVRGFGRQRGQTERYRGSEYTVEFLQKLKLEIVVEDDQVDLVIDKIMAAARTGEIGDGKIFITPIEGAIRIRTGERDGEAI